In Campylobacter suis, the following proteins share a genomic window:
- the trpC gene encoding indole-3-glycerol phosphate synthase TrpC: MILDKILNQTKLDLQKRKLSYPQAWLEKAFSANPYKPRDVVSVLKSTTDEPFRIIAEIKKASPSKGVIRENFDPLAIAKEYESACANAMSILTEPYFFQGNLEYLTQIRRYSATPLLRKDFIIDKYQILEALIYGADFVLLIAKALEKSDLKQLNDYATSLGLCTLVETHDEDDIQKALYANAKIIGINHRNLKTFDMDMSLCERLVPLIGNDKIIVAESGIYEHSQLVWLNKLGVDAFLIGEHFMRQNSILDALRKIKGEV, encoded by the coding sequence GTGATACTTGATAAAATTTTAAACCAAACCAAACTTGACTTACAAAAAAGAAAGCTTTCCTATCCGCAAGCGTGGCTAGAAAAGGCATTTAGCGCCAACCCTTACAAACCAAGAGATGTAGTATCTGTATTAAAAAGCACCACGGACGAGCCATTTCGCATAATAGCAGAGATTAAAAAAGCAAGTCCTAGCAAGGGAGTTATAAGGGAAAATTTTGATCCGCTTGCCATAGCAAAAGAGTATGAAAGTGCATGCGCAAATGCCATGAGTATACTTACTGAGCCTTACTTTTTTCAAGGAAATTTGGAATATCTTACACAAATTCGACGCTACAGTGCAACGCCTTTGCTTAGGAAAGATTTTATCATAGATAAGTATCAAATCCTAGAAGCACTCATTTACGGGGCAGACTTTGTTCTGCTTATCGCAAAAGCACTAGAAAAGTCAGATCTAAAACAACTAAACGACTACGCCACATCACTTGGGCTTTGCACTCTTGTTGAAACTCACGATGAAGATGATATACAAAAAGCGCTTTATGCAAATGCTAAGATTATCGGTATAAATCACAGAAATTTAAAAACATTTGATATGGATATGAGCCTTTGCGAAAGACTAGTACCGCTTATTGGAAATGATAAAATAATCGTCGCAGAGAGCGGGATATATGAACACTCACAACTTGTTTGGCTAAATAAACTTGGAGTTGATGCCTTTTTGATAGGCGAACATTTTATGCGACAAAATAGCATTTTAGATGCGCTTAGAAAAATAAAAGGAGAGGTATAA
- a CDS encoding tRNA1(Val) (adenine(37)-N6)-methyltransferase → MRLAQLKNGYRYNSDTLVLYDFISSFQGLKHKVLDVGCGCGILGLLLKRDFPKIYLFGIDLQDINTKISIHNARLNTLEANFQTIDFRKFKSDERFENIVLNPPFYSEGALESTSEHLNLSRYAKHLKLDEFLSVANSHLTPNGTLYFCYESRAIDEIFIKFHTLKLKPTALKFVHSTNNEPSKLVLVKAQKNSHSKCTVLPPLFMQENGKHSKKAEEIFKRANTLSEDYDVKG, encoded by the coding sequence ATGAGACTAGCACAGCTTAAAAATGGCTATCGCTACAACTCAGATACGCTTGTTTTGTATGACTTTATCTCATCTTTTCAAGGCCTTAAACATAAAGTGCTTGATGTTGGCTGCGGATGTGGGATACTAGGGCTTTTGTTAAAGAGAGATTTTCCTAAAATTTATCTTTTTGGCATTGATTTGCAAGATATAAACACTAAAATTTCAATACACAATGCAAGATTAAATACTCTTGAAGCAAATTTTCAAACGATTGACTTTAGAAAATTTAAAAGTGATGAGCGTTTTGAAAATATCGTGCTAAATCCACCATTTTATAGTGAGGGGGCCTTAGAAAGCACAAGCGAACATCTAAACTTAAGCCGATATGCAAAACATCTAAAACTTGATGAGTTTTTAAGCGTAGCAAATAGCCATTTAACGCCCAATGGTACACTTTATTTTTGCTATGAAAGTAGGGCGATAGATGAGATTTTTATCAAATTTCACACATTAAAACTAAAGCCAACTGCGCTAAAATTTGTCCATTCTACAAATAACGAGCCATCAAAACTGGTTTTAGTTAAAGCACAAAAAAACTCGCACTCAAAATGCACGGTTTTGCCACCACTTTTTATGCAAGAAAATGGCAAGCATTCAAAAAAAGCAGAGGAAATTTTTAAGCGAGCCAACACATTAAGTGAGGACTATGATGTTAAGGGCTGA
- the mnmH gene encoding tRNA 2-selenouridine(34) synthase MnmH, with protein MLIELEISDWLKARNEFDLLIDARSPNEFLYSNIASAKNFYALNDAQHKETGTLYKENRASAKVLGATYISQNIATHLPQIAQISRVGAMVGIYCARGGMRSASIAHVLDMIGYRVVRLVGGYKAYREHVLRELNMPCDINFITLFGNTGSYKTKLIERLEPSINLEKMANHLGSVFGAIGGAQPSQKAFEDELFEKILSLKEQGIKTCFIEGESRRIGALTLPASIYEAMRNGINVQIIASMSKRVECTMKDYAKIDNSFFYECMRKITPFISSQVKSDAINAYEDGDTAKVCEILLEKYYDKVYKKQQRIDHTICSDDLETAVNELMKIYHKQNMQNT; from the coding sequence GTGCTAATAGAGCTTGAAATTTCAGACTGGCTTAAGGCTAGAAATGAATTTGACCTGCTTATTGACGCTCGCTCGCCAAATGAATTTTTGTATTCAAATATAGCTTCGGCTAAAAATTTTTATGCCTTAAATGATGCTCAGCACAAAGAAACTGGCACACTCTATAAAGAAAATCGAGCCAGTGCAAAGGTTCTTGGTGCTACATATATCTCACAAAATATCGCCACTCATCTACCGCAAATAGCCCAAATTTCACGGGTTGGGGCAATGGTTGGGATTTACTGTGCTCGTGGAGGTATGCGTTCAGCCTCTATCGCTCATGTTTTAGATATGATAGGATATAGAGTGGTGCGTCTAGTTGGCGGCTATAAAGCTTATAGAGAGCATGTTTTACGCGAGCTTAACATGCCTTGTGATATAAATTTTATAACACTTTTTGGCAACACTGGAAGCTATAAAACAAAGCTTATTGAGCGTCTAGAACCATCAATAAATTTAGAAAAAATGGCAAATCACCTAGGCTCAGTATTTGGCGCAATAGGTGGCGCACAACCAAGTCAAAAGGCATTTGAAGATGAGCTTTTTGAAAAAATTTTATCATTAAAAGAGCAGGGCATAAAAACTTGTTTTATAGAAGGCGAGAGTCGTCGCATAGGCGCACTTACTCTTCCAGCAAGTATTTATGAGGCGATGAGAAATGGCATAAATGTCCAAATAATAGCCAGCATGTCAAAACGCGTAGAATGCACAATGAAAGATTACGCAAAGATAGACAACTCATTTTTTTATGAGTGCATGCGAAAGATTACTCCATTTATCTCATCACAGGTAAAATCAGACGCCATAAACGCATACGAAGATGGCGATACGGCAAAAGTATGTGAGATTTTACTTGAAAAATACTATGATAAAGTCTATAAAAAACAACAACGCATAGACCACACCATCTGCTCAGACGATCTTGAAACAGCCGTCAATGAGCTTATGAAAATTTATCACAAACAAAATATGCAAAATACATAA
- a CDS encoding HIT family protein yields MDHLCAPWRAEYFSQKRDGCVFCEIIKEDTKDDELGVIFRAKHCFSVMNRYPYSPGHFMVIPYTHTDKIEELDEATWLEMSEFVRKGVGILKQELHATGVNIGMNLGASAGAGIAEHVHYHLVPRWERDTNFITTIADVRVNGVPFAPLFEKLKRAFEC; encoded by the coding sequence ATGGATCACTTGTGCGCTCCGTGGCGGGCTGAATATTTTTCACAAAAGCGTGATGGATGCGTGTTTTGTGAGATTATAAAAGAGGATACAAAAGATGACGAGCTTGGTGTTATATTTCGTGCAAAACACTGTTTTAGTGTGATGAACCGCTACCCTTACTCACCAGGTCACTTCATGGTCATACCTTACACTCACACTGATAAAATAGAAGAACTAGACGAAGCCACTTGGCTAGAAATGAGTGAGTTTGTAAGAAAGGGTGTGGGAATTTTAAAACAAGAGCTACATGCTACTGGTGTAAATATAGGCATGAATCTTGGTGCGTCAGCTGGCGCCGGTATCGCCGAACATGTGCATTACCACCTTGTGCCGCGCTGGGAAAGAGATACAAATTTTATCACTACCATTGCTGATGTAAGGGTAAACGGCGTTCCTTTTGCTCCACTTTTTGAAAAGCTAAAAAGGGCATTTGAGTGCTAA
- a CDS encoding M16 family metallopeptidase codes for MRKILLLLLFFINLFAFKQDPDLLSAKLENGLSYYIKQNAKPAKTAHFYLVINAGSIDEAPNERGLAHFVEHMAFNGSRDFDKNELIKKLESLGVRFGADLNAHTGYDETAYTLEISVNDENLQSAFQVFSNWIDGVKFDPTELEKERGVIIEEERQRNTPRYRLFLQQAKNLYKDSIYSDKFPIGDMNVVKSVDVATIKAFYERVYQPRNMKFIAVGDFDVKKIEQLIKTHFSAAKNTNNYQIPDKTIPFQNGFNINIYDDKEIGQNSASLVFIDRYEARTNDAVARKILTDTYISSLILSFYEKHQNESTNPLQVSLTRPVIANQKVYYTFSANVLNNDFNASITEINSLIKGIKEHGFSKDDFEIARQNFISLAKTRYKNAKNQKSQNILNAIISSLSNGSTILSEKDSFELNMKLLKEISLDEAMSRFNEITSLNSSELNILATQDFSLLNDEYKSLVLTAKPHNLNTLSKILPKSLATKKLKIQKIAKKEHNKNGDFWTLEFKNGTKVVLKELKTHKNKIELWGISRGGTSNLAQPHKGMYAVQVSNESGAGEFNNYELAKILSGKNISYEKRISNLTQGYYGSSSTSDFESLLQAIWLEFDAPRLDKNILNQIKTKAIDSLKKSKELPEYKFHTEFINFLYNDDPRKKEPNENEINSLNLHELKQIIDDKFTNANSFIFFVVGDFEIKKLEPLLQKYIANLPSNGEKENFIDDGVRSRGGVLEFKKELQTTDRSDVSIMFKDENITYSRLESLRARALNSVLSALLRENIREEKGQTYGFATNIRLDKFPYKNSLANISFSTDPKNLNDVINSIHESILSLKEQGASKEYLQNFKKASLTQIPKNLENAEFWLANLMRHFIFENELFDRKWYENTLKNITSDDIKTAARKYLNNINIITTINSPSQAK; via the coding sequence ATGAGAAAAATTTTACTTTTACTACTCTTTTTTATTAATCTTTTTGCCTTTAAGCAAGATCCTGATTTGCTTTCTGCAAAGCTTGAAAATGGGCTAAGTTACTACATAAAACAAAACGCAAAACCTGCAAAAACAGCTCACTTTTATCTAGTGATAAATGCTGGGTCGATAGATGAAGCGCCTAATGAGCGAGGGTTGGCACATTTTGTAGAGCATATGGCATTTAATGGTAGTCGTGATTTTGATAAAAACGAACTTATAAAAAAGCTTGAAAGTCTTGGCGTGCGATTTGGCGCTGACCTGAATGCTCATACTGGCTATGATGAAACGGCTTATACTCTTGAAATTTCAGTAAATGATGAAAATTTACAAAGTGCATTTCAAGTTTTTAGTAACTGGATAGATGGGGTAAAATTTGACCCAACTGAGCTTGAAAAGGAGCGGGGAGTCATCATCGAAGAAGAACGCCAGCGCAATACGCCAAGATATAGGCTATTTTTACAACAAGCCAAAAATCTATACAAAGATAGTATCTACTCTGATAAATTTCCAATAGGCGATATGAATGTTGTTAAAAGCGTAGATGTAGCAACGATAAAAGCATTTTATGAGAGAGTTTATCAGCCAAGAAATATGAAATTTATAGCCGTTGGCGACTTTGATGTAAAAAAGATAGAACAACTCATAAAAACACACTTTAGTGCTGCAAAAAATACAAATAACTATCAAATTCCAGATAAAACTATACCATTTCAAAATGGGTTTAATATAAATATTTATGATGACAAAGAGATAGGACAAAACTCCGCAAGTCTTGTGTTCATAGACCGCTATGAAGCGCGCACAAACGATGCTGTAGCTAGAAAAATTTTAACCGATACCTACATCTCAAGTCTTATTTTAAGTTTTTATGAAAAACATCAAAACGAGAGCACAAATCCACTTCAAGTAAGTCTAACACGACCAGTCATAGCCAACCAAAAGGTTTATTATACATTTAGCGCAAATGTTTTAAATAACGATTTTAACGCATCAATTACTGAAATCAACAGCCTAATAAAAGGCATAAAAGAGCATGGATTTAGCAAAGATGACTTTGAGATAGCTAGGCAAAATTTTATATCTTTAGCCAAAACAAGGTATAAAAATGCCAAAAACCAAAAGTCACAAAACATACTTAACGCCATCATCTCATCACTATCAAACGGCTCCACTATACTTAGTGAAAAAGATAGTTTTGAACTAAATATGAAACTTTTAAAAGAGATAAGCCTTGATGAAGCTATGAGTCGTTTTAACGAGATAACTAGCCTAAACTCAAGCGAGCTAAACATACTAGCCACCCAAGACTTTAGCCTTTTAAACGATGAATACAAAAGTTTAGTTTTAACAGCAAAGCCACATAATCTAAACACGCTCAGTAAAATTTTACCAAAAAGCTTAGCTACAAAAAAGCTAAAAATACAAAAAATAGCCAAAAAAGAGCATAATAAAAATGGTGATTTTTGGACTTTAGAGTTTAAAAATGGCACAAAAGTTGTCCTAAAAGAGTTAAAAACACACAAAAATAAAATAGAACTTTGGGGTATAAGCCGTGGCGGGACATCAAATTTAGCTCAGCCACACAAAGGAATGTATGCTGTGCAAGTGTCTAATGAAAGTGGTGCTGGCGAGTTTAACAACTATGAGCTGGCAAAAATTTTAAGCGGTAAAAACATAAGCTATGAAAAGCGCATTAGCAATCTAACACAAGGATACTATGGTTCTAGCTCAACTAGCGACTTTGAGTCACTTTTACAAGCGATATGGCTTGAGTTTGATGCTCCAAGGCTTGATAAAAATATTTTAAATCAGATAAAAACAAAAGCTATCGATAGCCTAAAAAAGAGTAAAGAGCTTCCAGAGTATAAATTTCATACAGAGTTTATTAATTTTTTATACAACGACGATCCTCGCAAAAAAGAGCCAAACGAAAATGAGATAAATTCTTTAAATTTGCATGAGCTTAAACAAATCATAGATGATAAATTTACAAATGCAAACTCTTTTATCTTTTTTGTAGTTGGCGATTTTGAGATAAAAAAACTAGAACCACTTTTGCAAAAATATATAGCAAATTTACCAAGTAACGGGGAAAAAGAAAATTTTATAGATGATGGTGTGCGAAGTAGGGGAGGGGTTTTGGAGTTTAAAAAAGAGCTTCAAACCACGGATAGAAGCGATGTAAGCATAATGTTTAAAGATGAAAATATAACTTACTCAAGACTAGAAAGCTTAAGGGCTAGGGCTTTAAATTCTGTTTTAAGTGCTCTCTTACGTGAAAATATAAGAGAGGAAAAAGGGCAAACATACGGCTTTGCGACAAACATTAGGCTGGATAAATTTCCATACAAAAACTCCCTTGCCAACATATCCTTTAGTACTGATCCTAAAAATTTAAATGATGTTATAAATTCTATCCATGAGAGTATCTTGAGTTTAAAAGAGCAGGGCGCAAGCAAAGAATATCTGCAAAATTTCAAAAAAGCAAGCCTAACTCAAATACCAAAAAACCTAGAAAATGCTGAGTTTTGGCTAGCAAATTTAATGAGACATTTTATTTTTGAAAATGAGCTTTTTGATAGAAAATGGTATGAAAATACACTTAAAAACATAACAAGTGATGACATAAAAACAGCAGCTAGAAAGTATCTAAATAATATAAATATCATAACTACGATAAATAGCCCAAGCCAAGCAAAGTAA
- a CDS encoding tetratricopeptide repeat protein: MYWRKIFITLIFGLFLPLQSLSNEQNLEILKALMLADEGKNSEAMKIYEKLFNTTKDGAYIKEAIRLAISSQDTKKLDELLKKGKNQLKNDTEFNRMLIMQHTSKGEFEPAKKIALELIKKEKTDARNFIILGGIYIFTDNEKEAIKSFEKAYELDGSEESVMRLASVLLSKTKDDKTAQKYLENFKTRNGCTINVCETLTEIYANNKKFDLVASTSKELFNLSEDENHFKRALGAYIIAGDTKGFEELIKSNPIDDELASKGYAELKEFKKAYDLAKSSFERTKDPQMQALMAIYEYENSREKPDKKTLKNIIENFEASVSSLNDALYFNYYGYLLIDHDIDIKKGIELVKKALELEPDSVYYIDSLAWGYYKLGKCKAAKDEMAKALKDEEFAKDDEAIKHKKAIDECKEK, translated from the coding sequence ATGTATTGGCGTAAAATTTTTATAACACTTATTTTTGGACTTTTTTTACCACTTCAATCGCTCTCAAATGAGCAAAATTTAGAGATTCTCAAGGCGCTTATGCTAGCTGATGAGGGTAAAAATAGTGAGGCGATGAAAATTTATGAAAAACTTTTTAACACAACAAAAGATGGCGCATATATAAAAGAGGCTATCAGGCTTGCTATTAGCTCTCAAGATACCAAAAAACTAGACGAGCTTTTAAAAAAGGGCAAAAATCAGCTTAAAAATGACACTGAATTTAACCGAATGCTCATCATGCAACACACCTCAAAAGGCGAGTTTGAACCAGCAAAAAAAATAGCACTTGAGCTTATAAAAAAGGAAAAAACTGACGCTAGAAATTTTATCATACTTGGCGGAATTTACATCTTTACAGATAATGAAAAAGAGGCTATAAAAAGTTTTGAAAAAGCCTATGAGCTTGATGGTAGCGAAGAGAGCGTAATGAGACTAGCGAGCGTTTTACTTTCAAAAACAAAAGATGACAAAACAGCACAAAAATATCTTGAAAATTTTAAAACTCGCAATGGATGCACGATAAATGTTTGCGAAACGCTAACTGAAATTTATGCAAATAACAAAAAATTTGACCTAGTTGCAAGCACAAGCAAGGAGCTTTTTAATTTAAGCGAAGATGAAAATCACTTCAAAAGAGCCCTTGGGGCCTACATAATAGCAGGAGATACGAAGGGTTTTGAAGAGCTTATAAAATCAAATCCCATAGATGACGAGCTAGCTTCAAAAGGATATGCTGAGCTAAAAGAATTTAAAAAAGCTTATGACCTTGCAAAAAGCTCATTTGAACGCACAAAAGATCCGCAAATGCAAGCTTTGATGGCTATTTATGAGTATGAAAACTCTAGAGAAAAGCCAGATAAAAAAACATTAAAAAATATCATAGAAAACTTTGAAGCTAGCGTGAGCTCACTAAACGATGCGCTTTACTTTAACTACTATGGCTACTTGCTAATAGATCATGACATTGATATAAAAAAGGGCATTGAGCTAGTTAAAAAAGCACTTGAGCTTGAGCCAGACTCGGTGTATTATATAGACTCTTTGGCGTGGGGATATTATAAGCTTGGAAAATGCAAAGCAGCCAAAGATGAGATGGCTAAGGCTTTAAAAGATGAGGAATTTGCTAAAGACGATGAGGCCATAAAGCACAAAAAAGCCATAGATGAATGCAAGGAAAAATAG
- a CDS encoding RNA polymerase factor sigma-54, with the protein MLRQHQALSAKTKLNQTLRSWLPILQSSLDELKETLESFVKNNPFVSVEQNSSHQKLKKNFFKELSKNSVSSTLEATSVQKTSLYEKLLEQINPPLFPTTKSQNIAYKIIECINDEGYFEYDEQILGEFCMDDVERIRARFTHLEPVGVGAKDLKESFLFQLESFEYESKIYETAKKIIENFENIENMRKLKNYDDALKIIKKFKNPPAIEYLDDEMQIVPDIVIITKNGGISVSVNEHLYPEILLDIDGVDESVEFVASRVREARVLIDALEMRKATLYKIGLMIVEYQYDFFFGGDIKPMRLKNLAEDLGRNPSTISRAIANKYLECARGTIPLKKFFATGLDDEISNEMVKDLILELVKNENPKKPLSDLKIVEIIKQKFQIPIVRRTITKYRQALNIGSSGERRRIYEING; encoded by the coding sequence ATGCTACGGCAACATCAAGCACTTTCTGCAAAAACTAAGCTTAATCAAACTCTTCGTAGCTGGCTTCCGATATTGCAAAGTTCGCTTGATGAATTAAAGGAGACACTTGAGTCATTTGTAAAAAACAACCCTTTTGTTAGTGTTGAGCAAAATAGCTCACACCAAAAGTTAAAGAAAAATTTCTTTAAAGAGCTCAGTAAAAACTCAGTATCAAGCACTCTTGAGGCAACAAGCGTGCAAAAAACAAGTCTTTATGAAAAACTTCTTGAGCAGATAAACCCACCACTTTTTCCTACAACAAAGTCTCAAAATATCGCCTATAAGATCATAGAGTGTATAAATGATGAGGGTTATTTTGAGTATGATGAGCAAATTTTGGGCGAATTTTGTATGGATGATGTGGAACGTATAAGGGCTAGATTTACCCATCTTGAACCAGTTGGTGTGGGGGCAAAAGATTTAAAAGAGAGTTTTTTGTTTCAGCTTGAAAGTTTTGAGTATGAGTCAAAAATTTATGAAACTGCAAAAAAAATTATAGAAAATTTCGAAAATATTGAAAATATGCGAAAGCTAAAAAATTACGATGATGCTCTAAAAATTATAAAAAAATTTAAAAATCCACCAGCCATTGAGTATCTTGATGACGAGATGCAAATAGTCCCAGATATCGTCATAATCACGAAAAACGGCGGTATAAGTGTAAGTGTAAATGAGCATTTGTATCCTGAAATTTTGTTAGATATTGATGGTGTAGATGAGAGTGTGGAGTTTGTTGCTAGCCGTGTGCGTGAGGCTAGGGTGCTTATAGATGCTCTTGAGATGCGAAAAGCAACGCTTTATAAGATAGGTTTGATGATAGTTGAGTATCAATACGACTTCTTTTTTGGTGGCGACATTAAGCCTATGAGGCTTAAAAATTTAGCCGAGGATCTAGGCAGAAACCCATCTACTATCAGTCGTGCTATCGCAAATAAATACCTAGAGTGCGCACGCGGTACCATACCGCTTAAGAAATTTTTTGCTACTGGGCTTGACGATGAAATCTCAAATGAGATGGTAAAAGATTTGATATTAGAGCTTGTAAAAAATGAAAATCCAAAAAAACCGCTAAGTGATCTAAAAATAGTTGAGATAATAAAACAAAAATTTCAAATCCCTATCGTTAGAAGAACGATTACTAAATACCGCCAAGCACTAAATATAGGCAGTTCTGGCGAAAGACGCAGGATTTATGAGATAAATGGGTAG
- a CDS encoding adenylosuccinate lyase — MKIKNTLESLSILTDDDKIYTDLRVMIEKNFSKTLKSKGKTISFYDENEMPQRKYFLKFIKCLYERENNEVIDIKFAEYKTIKLNYIQQNTLSKVICVGVDFAKDNAIFSIDKKDKLFFTYIIKSFEKCNYILNEKTSTLTLKMRTDDDIEALCEFISSTKHLRFIVSFTYDVQKLNLFKTNYKNGVSQKIKSRFNSVASLFSEQFEALGCAVGSSFEAVRESYLCLVKIYHPDRHSSKSDIVKNAYRKQFEKIQLAYEALKPLFKEQERALSA, encoded by the coding sequence ATGAAAATCAAAAATACGCTTGAGTCGTTAAGTATTTTAACTGATGATGATAAAATTTATACTGATTTGCGTGTAATGATAGAGAAAAATTTTAGTAAAACATTAAAAAGCAAAGGTAAAACTATCTCGTTTTATGACGAAAACGAGATGCCTCAGCGTAAATATTTTCTAAAATTCATAAAATGCCTTTATGAGCGTGAAAATAACGAAGTCATCGATATAAAATTTGCTGAATACAAAACCATAAAACTAAACTATATACAACAAAATACTCTATCAAAGGTGATTTGTGTAGGTGTTGATTTTGCAAAGGATAATGCTATTTTTTCTATTGATAAAAAAGATAAGTTGTTTTTTACCTATATTATTAAAAGCTTTGAAAAATGCAACTATATACTAAACGAAAAGACTTCAACACTCACACTAAAAATGAGAACTGATGATGATATAGAGGCGCTTTGTGAGTTTATTTCAAGCACTAAACATTTGCGTTTCATAGTAAGCTTTACTTATGATGTGCAAAAACTAAATTTGTTTAAAACTAACTACAAAAATGGTGTTTCTCAAAAGATAAAAAGTAGATTTAACTCAGTGGCATCACTGTTTTCTGAGCAGTTTGAAGCCCTTGGATGCGCTGTTGGAAGTAGCTTTGAGGCTGTTCGTGAAAGCTATCTTTGCTTAGTTAAAATTTACCATCCAGATCGCCACTCAAGCAAATCAGATATTGTAAAAAATGCCTACCGAAAGCAATTTGAAAAAATTCAACTTGCATACGAAGCCCTAAAGCCGCTTTTTAAAGAGCAAGAGCGTGCCCTAAGCGCCTAG
- a CDS encoding putative transporter, translating to MFSSFFASKKWLLWAYLGLAFLLCSTYAQVQLMVEINGWYKDFYDMLQNVKNYKIDDFWGAIAKFAMIAFPYVLIATITNYFTRVWTFKWREAMTFDYLCYWQKVQKDIEGSSQRIQEDIYRFAKILESLGSQIVDAIMTLIAFIPILLALSSQVQVTFMENVSGALVWIAVATSVGGLAISWFVGIMLPGLEYNNQKVEASFRKELVYAEDDKLNHGGTEKFTSLFNDLKYNYGRLFLHYGYFDVWRYSFSQGMVLIPLIAMAPSVLAGAISLGVMMQATNAFRQVHGSLSVFMNNWTVITEFRSIHKRLKEFEENINYKK from the coding sequence ATGTTTTCATCATTTTTCGCAAGTAAAAAATGGCTACTTTGGGCATATCTTGGACTTGCATTTTTGCTCTGCTCTACTTATGCGCAGGTACAACTGATGGTTGAGATAAATGGCTGGTATAAGGACTTTTATGACATGCTTCAAAATGTCAAAAACTACAAGATAGATGACTTTTGGGGTGCGATCGCAAAATTTGCAATGATAGCTTTTCCATATGTTTTAATAGCAACGATAACTAATTATTTTACTCGTGTATGGACATTTAAATGGCGCGAAGCTATGACTTTTGACTATCTTTGCTACTGGCAAAAAGTTCAAAAAGATATAGAAGGTAGCTCGCAGCGTATCCAAGAAGATATATATCGTTTTGCCAAAATTCTAGAAAGTCTTGGCTCTCAGATCGTTGATGCTATCATGACGCTAATAGCTTTTATCCCAATACTTCTTGCTTTAAGCTCTCAGGTGCAAGTAACTTTTATGGAAAATGTATCTGGTGCTTTGGTGTGGATAGCGGTGGCTACGAGTGTTGGAGGGCTTGCTATATCGTGGTTTGTGGGCATTATGTTGCCTGGACTTGAGTATAATAACCAAAAGGTAGAAGCATCTTTTAGAAAAGAGCTTGTTTATGCTGAAGATGATAAGCTCAATCATGGCGGAACTGAGAAATTTACATCACTTTTTAATGACTTAAAATATAATTATGGTAGGCTATTTTTGCACTATGGATATTTTGATGTGTGGCGATACTCTTTTAGTCAAGGCATGGTCTTGATACCACTCATAGCTATGGCGCCAAGCGTTTTGGCTGGAGCGATAAGCCTTGGTGTTATGATGCAGGCAACAAACGCATTTAGACAGGTGCATGGCAGCTTATCTGTTTTTATGAATAACTGGACAGTTATAACCGAATTTCGTTCAATACATAAGCGTTTAAAGGAATTTGAAGAAAATATAAACTATAAAAAGTAA
- a CDS encoding YkgJ family cysteine cluster protein, whose translation MLRAEGFAWEFDPSFCQSCGGKCCTGDSGLIWIDDSEIAALAKYLKFETEQFKDQFLFIYKGKFSIKEKPYKGGHACIFFDEKEQNCGIYEYRPKQCRSFPFWEHFKTNLEELKQECIGVKFL comes from the coding sequence ATGTTAAGGGCTGAGGGCTTTGCTTGGGAATTTGATCCGAGTTTTTGTCAAAGCTGTGGTGGAAAGTGCTGCACTGGAGATAGCGGACTAATATGGATTGATGATAGCGAGATAGCAGCTCTTGCAAAATATTTAAAATTTGAGACAGAACAGTTTAAAGATCAGTTTTTATTTATATACAAAGGAAAATTTAGTATAAAAGAAAAACCCTATAAAGGCGGTCATGCTTGTATATTTTTTGACGAAAAAGAGCAAAATTGTGGAATTTATGAGTACAGACCAAAGCAGTGTAGAAGCTTTCCTTTTTGGGAGCATTTTAAGACAAATTTAGAGGAGTTAAAGCAAGAATGTATTGGCGTAAAATTTTTATAA